One segment of Ancylothrix sp. D3o DNA contains the following:
- a CDS encoding CP12 domain-containing protein: protein MMKAADIMTQEVITIKGSATVAEAVNLMKEKNLRALIVNRRHDEDAYGIVTETDIIYKVAAYGKDPKNIRVYEIMTKPCIVINPDLGVEYVARLFANTGIRRAPVIKDKLLGIISVTDILRKSDFVEKPKETVIQQKIQQALEEARAVSAQKGATSKEAAAAWDIVEELEAEASHQRAAKPLKTSFQVYCEENPESAEARIYDT, encoded by the coding sequence ATGATGAAAGCAGCAGATATTATGACCCAAGAAGTCATCACAATAAAAGGCTCAGCCACAGTAGCCGAAGCCGTAAACTTAATGAAAGAAAAAAATCTTCGTGCCCTTATCGTTAACCGCCGGCACGATGAAGACGCCTACGGCATAGTAACAGAAACCGACATCATTTATAAAGTCGCAGCCTATGGCAAAGACCCCAAAAATATCCGTGTCTATGAAATAATGACAAAGCCCTGCATAGTCATCAACCCAGACTTAGGAGTAGAATACGTTGCTCGCTTATTTGCCAACACCGGCATCCGAAGAGCCCCCGTCATCAAAGATAAACTTTTGGGCATTATTTCTGTCACCGACATCCTGCGGAAAAGTGACTTTGTAGAAAAACCCAAAGAAACCGTTATTCAACAAAAAATTCAACAAGCCCTCGAAGAAGCCCGCGCCGTTTCTGCTCAAAAAGGAGCCACCTCAAAAGAAGCCGCCGCCGCCTGGGATATCGTCGAAGAATTAGAAGCCGAAGCCTCCCATCAACGCGCAGCTAAACCCCTCAAAACCTCCTTTCAAGTTTACTGCGAAGAAAACCCAGAATCCGCAGAAGCACGCATTTATGACACCTAA
- the hypB gene encoding hydrogenase nickel incorporation protein HypB, with the protein MCKDCGCNTGGEITLHDHTHPHEHHHDHHDHHHHETHHKTVPIVQSILDKNDRLAERNRGYFLAKNLLVLNILSSPGSGKTTFLERTIKDIGNQIKIGIVVGDLETDNDAHRLSHAGAPAIQITTGTLCHLEAEMVLKAAQKLNLDNLDLLIIENVGNLVCPAAYDLGENLRIVLLSVTEGEDKPLKYPTMFKTADIVIVNKIDIAEVVGFDREKALTNIQKVAPQATIFEVSSRTGNGMENWYNLLQEHLGKSAKKTALAI; encoded by the coding sequence ATGTGTAAAGATTGCGGCTGCAACACCGGCGGAGAAATCACCCTCCACGATCACACCCACCCCCATGAGCACCACCACGATCATCACGATCACCACCATCACGAAACCCATCATAAAACCGTCCCCATCGTCCAATCCATCCTCGATAAAAACGACCGGCTTGCCGAAAGAAATCGTGGTTATTTCCTCGCCAAAAACCTCCTCGTTTTAAACATTCTCTCATCCCCAGGTTCAGGAAAAACAACCTTTTTAGAACGCACCATCAAAGACATCGGAAATCAAATTAAAATAGGCATCGTAGTAGGAGACTTAGAAACCGACAACGACGCACACCGGCTAAGTCATGCCGGCGCCCCAGCCATTCAAATAACCACCGGCACCCTTTGCCACCTCGAAGCCGAAATGGTATTAAAAGCCGCTCAAAAACTCAACCTAGATAACCTAGACCTATTAATAATAGAAAACGTCGGCAACCTCGTTTGTCCCGCCGCCTACGACCTCGGAGAAAACCTAAGAATCGTATTACTATCCGTCACCGAAGGCGAAGACAAACCCCTCAAATATCCTACCATGTTTAAAACAGCAGACATCGTAATTGTCAACAAAATTGACATAGCCGAAGTCGTAGGATTTGACAGAGAAAAAGCCCTCACCAACATTCAAAAAGTGGCCCCCCAAGCCACCATATTTGAAGTTTCATCAAGAACCGGCAACGGCATGGAAAACTGGTATAATTTATTACAGGAACACTTAGGCAAAAGCGCAAAAAAAACCGCTTTGGCCATTTAA
- the hypA gene encoding hydrogenase maturation nickel metallochaperone HypA, which translates to MHEISLMQNTIEIALEHAHRQQATKIHRLVLRIGEISGVVPEALEFAFDICTQNTLAEGAKLEIQTVPVVCYCPHCQTTFQPSDIIIYECPKCNKITNQIQQGKEIELSSLEISQPEP; encoded by the coding sequence ATGCACGAAATCAGCTTAATGCAAAACACCATAGAAATAGCCCTAGAACACGCCCACCGGCAACAAGCAACCAAAATACATCGCTTAGTTCTGCGGATAGGAGAAATATCTGGAGTCGTCCCCGAAGCCCTCGAATTTGCCTTTGATATTTGCACCCAAAACACCCTAGCCGAAGGCGCAAAACTTGAAATACAAACAGTCCCCGTTGTTTGCTATTGTCCCCACTGCCAAACAACCTTTCAACCAAGCGACATCATTATTTACGAATGCCCAAAATGTAACAAAATCACAAACCAAATTCAACAAGGAAAAGAAATCGAACTATCATCCTTAGAAATCTCCCAACCCGAACCATAA
- a CDS encoding hydrogenase maturation protease has product MDCNIAAKLKSLHHRITLIGYGNDLRSDDGVGQKIAQIVSHWGVPNLESLAVTQLTPELAETLSQTDIAIFVDAYPANQNDELQIVELKPASNPNSVIGHTSDPTTLLALTQELYQHTPKAWLVAIPATNFDLGETLSLLTEKAMADALEEIDYLIRHPE; this is encoded by the coding sequence ATGGATTGTAATATAGCCGCCAAACTCAAAAGCCTTCATCACCGTATCACCTTGATCGGCTATGGAAACGACCTCCGCAGCGACGACGGAGTAGGGCAAAAAATAGCACAAATAGTATCTCATTGGGGCGTTCCTAACCTCGAATCCCTTGCCGTTACTCAACTCACTCCAGAACTTGCAGAAACCTTATCCCAAACAGACATAGCTATCTTTGTAGATGCCTATCCAGCCAATCAAAATGATGAGCTACAAATAGTCGAATTAAAGCCGGCATCAAACCCCAATTCTGTAATCGGACACACAAGCGATCCTACAACCCTTTTAGCCCTCACCCAAGAACTATATCAACACACACCTAAAGCCTGGTTAGTAGCCATTCCCGCCACCAACTTCGACCTAGGAGAAACCCTCTCCCTCCTCACAGAAAAAGCAATGGCAGACGCCCTCGAAGAAATCGATTACTTAATCAGACATCCAGAATAA
- a CDS encoding serine/threonine-protein phosphatase, with translation MDNFLDIYDLSLNKKGEELCGDKVKFRKTEDKTTIVLSDGLGSGVKANILATLTTEILITMLNADVPLEEVIKTVIGTLPICQVRKIAYATFTIITIDHKSNKFKVINFDNPPVFYLRRGQLVKLETITEKILDRKITIAEGVLEKGDFLGAVSDGVLYAGLGVALNFGWGWENIGKYIENIFINHTHNARTIVQKVIAETHSLYRTQIGDDATFVGVYVRSRNPLMIFTGPPLDEKQDIIYVEKLLNFEGRKVVCGGTTGNIVASFLGETIEMDISTMRKELPPIGKLSEIDLVTEGILTISKCLEVLKQANCDISRLSHDKNGAVLLAKEIIEADSILFLVGQKINEFYQNPLLPKNISIRRSLVEEVVKFLRDKQKEVQIEYC, from the coding sequence ATGGATAATTTCTTAGATATCTATGATTTAAGCCTCAACAAAAAAGGCGAAGAACTTTGTGGAGATAAAGTCAAATTTCGCAAAACAGAAGACAAAACAACCATAGTATTATCCGACGGTTTAGGAAGCGGCGTAAAAGCAAACATTCTCGCCACCCTTACCACCGAAATTTTGATTACCATGCTCAACGCCGATGTACCCCTAGAAGAAGTCATCAAAACCGTCATCGGCACCCTCCCCATTTGCCAAGTCAGAAAAATAGCCTACGCCACCTTTACAATTATTACAATTGACCACAAAAGCAATAAATTTAAAGTAATTAATTTTGACAATCCCCCAGTTTTTTATTTAAGACGTGGCCAACTTGTAAAATTAGAAACTATTACCGAAAAAATATTAGACAGAAAAATCACCATCGCCGAAGGAGTATTAGAAAAAGGAGACTTTTTAGGCGCAGTTAGCGATGGAGTATTATATGCCGGTTTAGGAGTCGCCCTAAACTTTGGTTGGGGGTGGGAAAACATCGGAAAATACATCGAAAACATCTTTATCAACCACACCCACAACGCCCGAACAATCGTTCAAAAAGTCATAGCTGAAACCCATTCTCTTTATCGAACACAAATCGGAGATGACGCCACATTTGTCGGCGTTTATGTACGCAGCAGAAACCCCTTAATGATTTTCACCGGCCCCCCACTCGACGAAAAACAAGATATAATTTATGTAGAAAAACTCTTAAACTTTGAAGGCCGAAAAGTTGTCTGTGGAGGCACAACCGGCAACATAGTAGCCAGTTTCCTAGGCGAAACAATCGAAATGGACATCTCCACCATGCGAAAAGAACTCCCACCCATCGGTAAACTCAGCGAAATAGACTTAGTAACCGAAGGCATCCTTACCATTTCCAAATGTTTAGAAGTTTTAAAACAAGCAAATTGCGATATATCCCGCCTTTCCCATGACAAAAACGGAGCCGTCTTACTCGCCAAAGAAATCATCGAAGCCGACTCAATCTTATTTCTAGTCGGCCAAAAAATCAACGAATTTTATCAAAACCCCCTCCTTCCCAAAAACATCTCAATTCGCCGTAGTTTAGTCGAAGAAGTCGTTAAATTTTTGCGAGACAAGCAAAAAGAAGTACAAATCGAATACTGTTAA
- a CDS encoding PAS domain-containing protein has protein sequence MANNENHLWKLLWEYDPNALIVVDKDMKITLLNPAFSKLFNVNSQELIGKPAEEILGEVKDFKKAWENNEVIKNEEKEYPKHKLYVRQVIFPIKDENVVACIIVDLSQEWHRRQEMSKLKAETLAKVNEVVDNQMKVAQEIAGLLGETTAETKVSLLKILKMVDQELV, from the coding sequence ATGGCCAATAACGAAAACCACCTCTGGAAACTACTATGGGAATATGACCCAAACGCCTTAATAGTAGTGGATAAAGACATGAAAATTACCTTACTAAACCCAGCATTTTCTAAACTTTTTAACGTCAACTCCCAAGAGTTAATCGGCAAACCGGCAGAAGAAATTTTAGGCGAAGTCAAAGACTTTAAAAAAGCCTGGGAAAACAACGAAGTCATCAAAAACGAAGAAAAAGAATATCCCAAACATAAACTCTACGTTCGCCAAGTAATCTTTCCCATTAAAGATGAAAATGTCGTTGCCTGCATCATCGTTGATCTTTCCCAAGAATGGCATCGTCGGCAAGAAATGAGCAAGCTAAAAGCCGAAACTCTTGCCAAAGTCAACGAAGTTGTAGACAACCAAATGAAAGTTGCCCAAGAAATAGCAGGATTATTAGGAGAAACCACCGCCGAAACCAAAGTCAGCTTATTAAAAATCCTAAAAATGGTCGATCAGGAGTTAGTCTAG
- a CDS encoding (2Fe-2S) ferredoxin domain-containing protein, giving the protein MKKENLFLCMGSACHQLGVYEVLPKLQSLISEHQLEDEIELKGSFCLETCSDGIVMKFRNQVFSKISPENIEKKFTEEILPHIKKTEEITYGQ; this is encoded by the coding sequence ATGAAAAAAGAAAATTTATTTTTATGTATGGGTTCTGCCTGCCACCAACTCGGAGTTTATGAAGTCTTACCCAAACTTCAATCACTAATCAGCGAACACCAGCTAGAAGACGAAATCGAATTAAAAGGCTCATTTTGTTTAGAAACCTGTAGTGATGGAATTGTAATGAAATTTCGTAACCAAGTATTTAGCAAAATTAGTCCCGAAAACATCGAAAAAAAATTCACCGAAGAAATATTACCACACATCAAAAAAACAGAGGAAATAACCTATGGCCAATAA
- a CDS encoding Ni/Fe hydrogenase subunit alpha, translating into MAKTVVIDPVTRIEGHAKISIFLDDAGEVENARFHVVEFRGFEKFCEGRPFPEMAGITARICGICPVSHLLASAKTGDKILAVKIPPAGEKLRRMMNLAQIIQSHSLSFFHLSSPDFLLGWDSDPAKRNVFGLIAADPDLARSGIRLRQFGQKIIELLGAKRIHPAWAVPGGVRSPLSEEGRTWIRERLPESRQTIDTALTLFKQLLERFTTEVEAFGKFPSLFMGLVTKKGDWEHYDGHIRFVDSEGKIVADHLSEDDYQEYLGEAVEAWSYLKFPYYKPLGYPDGIYRVGPLARLNICSKIGVPAADKELEEFRQRAGGIATSSFYYHYARLIEILAGIEFIEQLVNDPDVVSARVRSEAGINQLEGIGVSEAPRGTLFHHYNVDDNGIIKKVNLIIATGQNNLAMNKTVTQIAQHYIHGNEIAEGLLNRVEAGIRAFDPCLSCSTHAAGQMPLELELIAPDGTIINRISRE; encoded by the coding sequence ATGGCGAAAACAGTTGTTATAGACCCCGTAACTCGCATTGAAGGACACGCGAAAATCTCCATCTTTTTAGACGATGCTGGAGAAGTAGAAAATGCCCGATTTCATGTAGTAGAATTTCGTGGGTTCGAGAAATTTTGTGAAGGCCGGCCCTTCCCAGAAATGGCAGGAATTACCGCCAGAATATGCGGCATTTGTCCAGTTTCCCACCTGCTCGCCTCAGCCAAAACCGGCGACAAAATTCTAGCCGTAAAAATCCCCCCAGCCGGTGAAAAATTGCGGCGAATGATGAACTTAGCACAAATCATTCAATCCCACTCCCTAAGCTTTTTTCACCTCAGTAGTCCCGACTTTTTATTAGGCTGGGATAGCGACCCCGCAAAACGAAATGTTTTCGGATTAATAGCTGCTGATCCAGACTTAGCAAGAAGCGGAATTCGTCTACGTCAATTTGGGCAAAAAATCATCGAATTATTAGGGGCAAAAAGAATACATCCAGCCTGGGCAGTTCCCGGTGGTGTACGTTCACCTTTAAGCGAAGAAGGACGCACATGGATACGCGAACGCCTCCCCGAATCTCGACAAACAATTGACACAGCTTTAACGCTTTTTAAACAACTCTTAGAGCGTTTTACAACCGAAGTCGAAGCCTTTGGAAAATTCCCCTCCTTATTCATGGGATTAGTCACCAAAAAAGGCGACTGGGAACACTACGATGGACATATTCGCTTTGTAGATAGTGAAGGAAAAATAGTAGCAGATCATTTATCAGAAGATGACTATCAAGAGTATTTAGGCGAAGCAGTGGAAGCCTGGTCATATCTGAAATTTCCCTACTATAAACCCCTTGGATATCCCGATGGAATTTATCGAGTTGGGCCCCTAGCAAGGTTAAATATTTGCTCAAAAATTGGCGTACCGGCAGCAGATAAAGAACTAGAAGAATTCCGTCAACGGGCCGGTGGAATAGCCACATCTTCCTTCTACTATCATTATGCGCGGTTAATCGAAATTTTGGCCGGTATAGAATTCATCGAACAATTAGTTAATGACCCCGATGTAGTCTCAGCAAGAGTGCGTTCAGAGGCCGGTATCAACCAACTCGAAGGTATTGGAGTTTCCGAAGCACCACGCGGTACATTATTCCATCATTACAACGTCGATGACAACGGCATAATTAAAAAAGTCAACTTAATTATTGCCACCGGCCAAAATAACTTAGCCATGAATAAAACCGTCACCCAAATAGCCCAACATTACATTCATGGCAACGAAATCGCCGAAGGATTATTAAACCGAGTCGAAGCAGGAATACGCGCCTTTGATCCATGCTTAAGCTGTTCCACCCACGCGGCAGGACAAATGCCCTTAGAACTCGAATTAATAGCCCCAGACGGCACGATTATCAATCGCATTTCTCGTGAATAA
- a CDS encoding thermonuclease family protein yields the protein MNLLLVLLMGGIAIQLSAKTSLASQQQATVIKVVDGDTVDVKMAGCRLPLPGNSEACRIQLSCIDTPEASEAPFFEQSKARLQALLPAGKTITVRDTGTNAQERLVGEIFADGKSVNIQLVREGQAILFCKYLTNCSGSLNSYLSAQKAAREEGLGVWNRQQPWAKAKPCGG from the coding sequence ATGAACTTACTGTTGGTCTTGCTGATGGGGGGAATAGCCATACAATTGTCGGCAAAAACATCCCTTGCCTCCCAACAACAAGCAACCGTGATTAAAGTTGTGGATGGCGATACAGTAGATGTGAAAATGGCTGGATGCCGGTTGCCTTTACCAGGAAACTCCGAAGCCTGCCGAATTCAACTAAGCTGTATTGACACCCCCGAAGCAAGCGAAGCGCCTTTTTTTGAACAATCAAAAGCCCGTTTGCAAGCCTTATTACCGGCAGGAAAAACTATTACAGTCAGAGACACAGGCACCAATGCTCAAGAGCGTTTAGTTGGAGAAATATTTGCAGACGGAAAATCAGTAAATATCCAATTGGTAAGGGAAGGACAAGCAATTTTATTCTGCAAGTATCTCACCAATTGTAGCGGCTCTCTGAACTCCTACTTAAGCGCTCAAAAAGCAGCCCGTGAAGAAGGTTTAGGAGTGTGGAACCGGCAGCAACCCTGGGCAAAAGCCAAACCCTGCGGCGGCTAA
- a CDS encoding oxidoreductase, which translates to MEKIKFATVWLAGCSGCHMSFLDLDEWLFDLAQNVDVVYSPVGSDIKDYPESVDVCLVEGSIANEENLELIHKVRERTKILISFGDCAVTGNVPAMRNMIKGSDPVLRRCYLELGDVNQQLPHFPGIVPELLDRVRPVHEVVEVDIFMPGCPPSWDRIKASIEPFFRGEEPVMEGRDMIKFG; encoded by the coding sequence ATGGAAAAAATAAAATTTGCCACCGTTTGGCTAGCCGGCTGTTCAGGATGCCACATGAGCTTTTTAGACTTAGACGAATGGCTATTTGACCTCGCTCAAAACGTCGATGTAGTTTACAGCCCAGTAGGTTCAGACATCAAAGACTACCCCGAAAGCGTAGATGTTTGTTTAGTAGAAGGTTCCATTGCCAACGAAGAAAACCTAGAACTAATTCACAAAGTCAGAGAACGCACAAAAATTTTAATTTCTTTTGGAGATTGTGCAGTCACCGGCAACGTTCCCGCCATGAGAAACATGATCAAAGGTTCTGATCCAGTCCTGCGCCGGTGTTACCTAGAACTCGGAGACGTTAATCAACAATTACCCCATTTTCCCGGCATCGTCCCCGAATTACTAGACCGCGTTCGCCCTGTCCATGAAGTAGTAGAAGTCGATATTTTTATGCCTGGGTGTCCGCCATCCTGGGACAGAATTAAAGCCTCCATTGAACCATTTTTCCGAGGAGAAGAGCCGGTCATGGAAGGGCGAGACATGATAAAATTTGGCTAA
- the hoxU gene encoding bidirectional hydrogenase complex protein HoxU — protein MSVVTLKINGVDLAIEEGSTILNAAKEAGIRIPTLCHLDGVSDVGACRLCLVEIKGTNRLLPSCVTQVAEGMEITTHNDQINEYRRMIIEMLFAEGNHVCAVCVANGNCELQDLAIETGMDHSRFPYRFPEREIDVTHERFGIDHNRCILCTRCVRVCDEIEGAHVWDVAYRGAAAKVITGLNQPWGNVDACTSCGKCVEACPTGSIFRKGSTVSEMTRDRAKLQFLVDARENKEWTR, from the coding sequence ATGTCAGTCGTCACCTTAAAAATTAACGGCGTTGACCTGGCAATAGAGGAAGGCTCAACAATTTTAAACGCAGCAAAAGAAGCAGGAATACGCATACCAACCTTGTGCCATTTAGACGGAGTTTCCGATGTTGGAGCCTGCCGACTTTGCTTAGTAGAAATAAAAGGCACAAACCGGCTTTTACCATCCTGCGTGACCCAAGTTGCCGAAGGAATGGAAATAACCACCCACAACGACCAAATAAACGAATATCGGCGAATGATAATCGAAATGTTATTTGCCGAAGGAAATCATGTTTGTGCCGTTTGCGTAGCCAATGGAAACTGCGAATTACAAGACCTAGCAATCGAAACCGGCATGGATCATTCGCGCTTCCCCTATCGCTTCCCAGAACGCGAAATAGACGTCACTCACGAACGTTTTGGAATCGACCATAACCGGTGTATTTTATGTACCCGTTGCGTGCGAGTTTGTGACGAAATAGAAGGCGCCCATGTGTGGGATGTTGCCTATCGCGGAGCCGCAGCAAAAGTAATAACAGGATTAAACCAACCCTGGGGAAACGTAGATGCCTGTACAAGCTGCGGAAAATGTGTAGAAGCCTGCCCAACCGGCTCAATATTCCGCAAAGGTTCCACCGTTTCAGAAATGACCCGTGACCGTGCAAAATTGCAATTTCTTGTCGATGCAAGAGAAAACAAAGAATGGACACGCTAA
- a CDS encoding NuoF family protein encodes MDLQELHEIGAKEHRSQKPIRVHCCTSTGCQAANSLTLKKNLENSVKQNGLSDQIQVVGVGCMGFCGKGPLVQIEAKNKLYEEVTPDDAASIINAINNGTTATAAEGDLNHPFFAKQMRIVRETSGKIDPEKIEEYIAAGGYESLYKVIHDMTSAEVVEEITKSGLRGRGGGGYPTGLKWATVAKMPPKQKYIICNADEGDPGAFMDRSVLESDPHRVLEGMAIAGYAVGASEGFIYVRAEYPLAIDRLEMAIKQAKKLGILGSQIFDSPFDFKINIRIGAGAFVCGEETALISSIEGGRGNPRPRPPYPAQSGLWGCPTLINNVETFANISAIIREGAEWYANIGTEKSKGTKIFALTGKIRNNGLIEVPMGITLREIVEEMGGGVPDGEVKAIQTGGPSGGCIPASLLDTPVDYDSLIKLGSMMGSGGMVVMDKGTSMVGVAQFYMEFCRGETCGKCVPCRAGTVQMYQALTKIINKQATLKDLEKLEQLCQMVKATSLCGLGQSAPNPVLSTLHYFRDEYLGLIESNQNGKKPPQHQQPATAHN; translated from the coding sequence ATGGACTTACAAGAATTGCATGAAATTGGCGCAAAAGAACACCGGAGCCAAAAACCGATTCGAGTGCATTGTTGCACCTCCACCGGCTGCCAAGCAGCCAACTCATTAACCCTCAAGAAAAACTTAGAAAACAGCGTCAAACAAAACGGACTCAGCGACCAAATACAAGTCGTAGGAGTCGGGTGCATGGGATTTTGTGGAAAAGGGCCCTTAGTCCAAATCGAAGCCAAAAATAAACTTTACGAAGAAGTCACCCCAGACGATGCCGCCAGCATCATCAACGCCATCAATAACGGCACAACAGCCACCGCAGCAGAAGGAGATTTAAACCACCCATTTTTTGCCAAACAAATGAGAATAGTCCGCGAAACCAGCGGCAAAATAGACCCCGAAAAAATCGAAGAATATATAGCAGCCGGTGGTTATGAATCGCTTTACAAAGTCATTCACGACATGACATCCGCCGAAGTTGTAGAAGAAATCACAAAAAGCGGTTTAAGAGGACGAGGAGGCGGCGGATATCCCACCGGCCTGAAATGGGCAACAGTCGCCAAAATGCCGCCCAAACAAAAATATATTATATGCAATGCAGATGAAGGCGACCCAGGGGCTTTTATGGATCGCTCAGTCCTCGAAAGCGACCCGCACCGAGTCTTAGAAGGCATGGCTATTGCCGGTTATGCCGTAGGAGCCAGCGAAGGTTTTATATATGTCCGCGCCGAATATCCCCTAGCCATAGACCGGCTAGAAATGGCAATCAAACAAGCCAAAAAACTTGGCATTTTAGGGAGTCAAATTTTTGACTCACCCTTCGACTTTAAAATTAACATTCGCATCGGTGCAGGTGCTTTTGTTTGCGGTGAAGAAACAGCCCTTATTAGTTCCATAGAAGGCGGACGAGGCAACCCCAGACCCCGACCACCCTACCCTGCTCAATCAGGATTATGGGGCTGCCCAACACTAATTAACAACGTCGAAACATTTGCTAACATTTCCGCCATCATTCGTGAGGGTGCAGAATGGTATGCAAACATCGGCACAGAAAAAAGCAAAGGCACAAAAATATTCGCCCTCACCGGCAAAATTCGTAACAACGGATTAATAGAAGTTCCAATGGGAATAACCCTCCGAGAAATCGTCGAAGAAATGGGCGGAGGAGTACCCGATGGAGAAGTAAAAGCCATCCAAACCGGCGGCCCATCAGGAGGTTGTATTCCTGCATCATTACTGGATACACCAGTTGATTATGACTCCTTAATTAAACTGGGTTCAATGATGGGATCTGGGGGCATGGTTGTCATGGATAAAGGCACAAGCATGGTAGGAGTCGCCCAATTTTACATGGAATTTTGCCGAGGAGAAACCTGCGGAAAATGTGTACCTTGTCGCGCCGGCACAGTGCAAATGTATCAGGCATTAACCAAAATTATCAACAAACAAGCCACCCTCAAAGACCTCGAAAAACTGGAACAACTTTGCCAAATGGTAAAAGCAACAAGTTTGTGTGGTTTAGGACAATCAGCACCAAACCCAGTTTTAAGTACATTGCACTATTTCCGTGACGAATATTTAGGCTTAATTGAAAGCAATCAAAACGGCAAAAAACCACCACAACACCAACAACCGGCAACAGCCCATAACTAA
- the hoxE gene encoding bidirectional hydrogenase complex protein HoxE, translated as MQTSSEPPKVAEKPKEPAKKAEKGHPSGDKRFKVLDMTMKRNQYRQDALIEVLHKAQESFGFLEEDVLLYIARGLKLPLSKVYGVATFYHLFSLKPNGAHTCVVCLGTACYVKGSGEVLAELEKHTGIHQGETTEDGQLSIMTARCIGACGIAPAVVFDGTVAGKVSASEAIEKVKPWFNNNTP; from the coding sequence ATGCAAACTTCCTCCGAACCGCCCAAAGTTGCAGAAAAGCCAAAAGAACCTGCAAAAAAAGCAGAAAAAGGACATCCCAGCGGCGATAAACGCTTCAAAGTATTAGACATGACAATGAAGCGAAACCAATACCGGCAAGACGCCCTCATCGAAGTATTACACAAAGCCCAAGAATCCTTTGGTTTTTTAGAAGAAGACGTACTCCTCTACATTGCACGCGGACTCAAACTTCCCCTCAGTAAAGTGTATGGAGTCGCTACATTTTATCACCTCTTTTCCCTCAAACCAAATGGCGCCCATACCTGCGTTGTGTGCTTAGGAACCGCCTGTTATGTAAAAGGCAGTGGAGAAGTATTAGCCGAACTTGAAAAACACACCGGCATTCATCAAGGCGAAACCACAGAAGACGGGCAATTATCAATAATGACAGCCCGTTGTATTGGTGCTTGTGGCATTGCACCGGCAGTAGTTTTTGATGGAACCGTCGCCGGAAAAGTTAGCGCATCGGAAGCCATTGAAAAAGTCAAACCTTGGTTCAACAATAATACTCCGTAA